In one Pseudomonas marginalis genomic region, the following are encoded:
- a CDS encoding glycosyl transferase, giving the protein MSDSTKHWADREERGSYWLMKFTALAAKVLGRRLLSPVLYGIVLYFFLFGRTARQSAWQYQQRLADWSGRDELRPSQRRVFAQFMAFADALLDKLDVWNGKLRLEQIEINDPAKLRGQLRGGRGQMLVGAHLGNLEVCRALAEIGEQVTMNVLVHTKHAERFNRLLGEAGATHLRLIQVSELDPATMLLLSQRLDDGEWLAIAGDRVPLHGGRTVRVDFLGHDAAFPQGPWLLAGLLKCPVNLLMCLKHQGRYRLSIEPFAQLIEWKRSTREQVIALWTARYAARLGQFCLEAPQQWFNFYPFWKTDDDAS; this is encoded by the coding sequence ATGAGCGACAGCACCAAGCATTGGGCTGACCGCGAAGAGCGCGGCAGCTACTGGCTGATGAAATTCACCGCCCTCGCCGCCAAGGTCCTCGGCCGCCGCCTGCTGAGCCCGGTGCTGTACGGCATCGTGTTGTACTTCTTCCTGTTCGGCCGCACCGCGCGCCAGAGCGCCTGGCAATACCAGCAGCGCCTGGCCGACTGGAGCGGGCGCGATGAACTGCGCCCCAGCCAGCGCAGAGTCTTCGCCCAGTTCATGGCCTTTGCCGATGCCCTGCTCGACAAACTCGACGTGTGGAACGGCAAGCTGCGCCTGGAACAGATCGAGATCAACGACCCGGCGAAACTGCGCGGGCAACTGCGTGGTGGGCGCGGGCAGATGCTGGTGGGCGCCCACCTGGGCAACCTCGAAGTGTGCCGCGCGCTGGCGGAAATCGGCGAACAGGTCACCATGAACGTGCTGGTGCACACCAAGCACGCCGAACGTTTCAACCGTCTGCTGGGCGAAGCCGGTGCCACCCACTTGCGCCTGATCCAGGTCAGCGAGCTGGACCCGGCCACCATGCTGCTGCTCAGCCAGCGCCTGGACGACGGCGAGTGGCTGGCGATTGCCGGCGACCGCGTGCCCTTGCATGGCGGGCGCACGGTGCGCGTGGACTTCCTCGGCCATGACGCTGCCTTCCCCCAAGGCCCGTGGCTGCTGGCGGGCCTGCTGAAATGCCCGGTCAACCTGCTGATGTGCCTGAAACACCAGGGCCGCTATCGCCTGAGCATCGAGCCCTTCGCGCAATTGATCGAATGGAAACGCAGCACCCGCGAGCAGGTCATCGCCCTGTGGACCGCGCGCTACGCCGCACGCCTGGGCCAGTTCTGCCTGGAAGCGCCCCAACAATGGTTCAACTTTTACCCTTTCTGGAAGACCGATGACGACGCATCTTGA
- a CDS encoding glycosyltransferase family 2 protein, which produces MHNPCALIPVYNHEAAVPAVVHSLLNSGLPCLLVDDGSSPACAAVLAQLARLDNVTLLTLPTNQGKGGAVMAGFREAARLGFSHALQVDADGQHDLREVETFIDASRRQPNAIICGYPEYDESVPKGRLYARYLTHVWVWINTLSLQIRDSMCGFRVYPLAPVLALMDSAYIGTHMDFDSDILVRLAWRNQPMRWLPTQVHYPADGLSHFRLFRDNVRISAMHTRLFFGMLVRAPLILWRRWQA; this is translated from the coding sequence ATGCATAACCCCTGCGCCCTGATCCCGGTCTACAACCACGAAGCCGCCGTGCCCGCCGTGGTCCACAGCCTGTTGAACAGTGGCCTGCCGTGCCTGTTGGTGGACGATGGCAGCAGCCCGGCCTGCGCAGCGGTGTTGGCGCAACTGGCGCGGCTGGACAATGTCACCCTGCTCACCCTGCCGACCAATCAGGGCAAGGGCGGCGCAGTGATGGCGGGCTTTCGCGAAGCGGCGCGCCTGGGCTTCAGCCACGCCTTGCAGGTCGACGCCGACGGCCAGCACGACCTGCGCGAAGTCGAGACGTTTATCGACGCGTCCCGCAGGCAGCCCAACGCAATCATCTGCGGCTATCCCGAATACGACGAAAGCGTGCCCAAGGGCCGTTTGTATGCGCGTTACCTGACCCACGTGTGGGTGTGGATCAACACCCTGTCGCTGCAGATCCGCGACTCGATGTGCGGCTTTCGCGTGTACCCGCTGGCACCGGTGCTGGCGCTGATGGACTCGGCCTATATCGGCACGCACATGGACTTCGACTCCGACATCCTGGTGCGCCTGGCCTGGCGCAACCAGCCGATGCGCTGGCTGCCGACCCAGGTGCATTACCCCGCCGACGGCCTGTCGCACTTCCGCCTGTTCCGCGACAACGTACGCATCAGCGCCATGCACACCCGACTGTTCTTCGGCATGTTGGTGCGTGCACCGCTGATCCTGTGGCGACGGTGGCAGGCATGA
- a CDS encoding HAL/PAL/TAL family ammonia-lyase — protein sequence MTTHLEPVTFGECPLRIEDVLALANRQVPTQLQGDAAYRQRIAKGAQFLDSLLDKEGVIYGVTTGYGDSCVVAVPLQHVEALPRHLYTFHGCGLGKLLDAQATRAVLAARLQSLCHGVSGVRVELLERLHGFLEHDVLPLIPEEGSVGASGDLTPLSYVAATLSGEREVLFRGERRQAADVHRELGWEPLVLRPKEALALMNGTAVMTGIACLAFARADYLLQLATRITALNVVALQGNPEHFDERLFAAKPHPGQMQVAAWLREDLAIDAPTAPLHRLQDRYSLRCAPHVLGVLADSLNWLRSFIEIELNSANDNPIIDAEEERVLHGGHFYGGHIAFAMDSLKTLVANVADLLDRQLALLVDVRYNHGLPSNLSGAPADRAMINHGFKAVQIGTSAWTAEALKNTMPASVFSRSTECHNQDKVSMGTIAARDAIRVLELTEQVAAATLLAANQGVWLRAQADDARPLPPALAAMHAELAQDFPPVIEDRALEGELRLCLQRIAEQHWRLHA from the coding sequence ATGACGACGCATCTTGAGCCGGTAACCTTTGGCGAATGCCCCCTGCGCATCGAAGACGTGCTGGCCCTGGCCAACCGTCAGGTGCCGACCCAGCTGCAAGGCGATGCCGCCTATCGCCAACGCATTGCCAAGGGCGCGCAGTTCCTCGACTCGCTGCTGGACAAGGAAGGCGTGATCTACGGCGTAACCACCGGCTACGGTGACTCCTGCGTGGTCGCGGTGCCGTTGCAACACGTCGAGGCCCTGCCCCGTCACCTGTACACCTTCCACGGTTGCGGCCTGGGCAAGTTGCTCGACGCCCAAGCCACCCGTGCGGTGCTGGCGGCGCGCTTGCAGTCGCTGTGCCACGGTGTCTCCGGGGTGCGCGTGGAACTGCTGGAGCGCCTGCATGGGTTCCTCGAACACGACGTGCTGCCACTGATCCCGGAAGAAGGCTCGGTGGGCGCCAGCGGTGACCTGACGCCGCTGTCCTACGTGGCCGCGACCCTGTCCGGCGAGCGCGAAGTGCTGTTCCGTGGCGAGCGTCGCCAGGCAGCCGACGTGCACCGCGAACTCGGCTGGGAGCCGCTGGTCCTGCGCCCCAAAGAGGCCCTGGCGCTGATGAACGGCACCGCGGTGATGACCGGCATCGCTTGCCTGGCCTTCGCCCGTGCCGACTACCTGCTGCAACTGGCCACGCGCATCACGGCGCTGAACGTGGTGGCGCTGCAAGGCAACCCGGAACACTTCGACGAGCGTCTGTTCGCCGCCAAGCCACATCCGGGGCAGATGCAAGTCGCCGCCTGGCTGCGCGAGGACCTGGCGATCGACGCGCCGACCGCGCCACTGCATCGCCTGCAGGATCGCTACTCGCTGCGCTGCGCGCCCCATGTCCTCGGCGTGCTCGCGGACAGCCTGAACTGGCTGCGTTCGTTTATCGAGATCGAGCTGAACAGCGCCAACGACAACCCGATCATCGACGCCGAAGAAGAACGCGTGCTGCACGGCGGACATTTCTACGGTGGGCATATCGCCTTTGCCATGGACAGCCTCAAGACCCTGGTGGCCAACGTCGCCGACCTGCTCGACCGCCAGCTCGCCCTGCTGGTGGACGTGCGCTACAACCACGGCCTGCCGAGCAACCTGTCCGGTGCACCGGCGGACCGCGCGATGATCAACCACGGCTTCAAGGCGGTGCAGATCGGCACCAGCGCCTGGACCGCCGAAGCACTGAAAAACACCATGCCGGCCAGCGTGTTCTCGCGCTCCACCGAGTGCCACAACCAGGACAAGGTGAGCATGGGCACCATCGCCGCCCGCGATGCGATCCGCGTGCTGGAGCTGACCGAACAGGTCGCCGCCGCCACCCTGCTCGCCGCCAACCAGGGCGTGTGGCTGCGCGCCCAGGCCGACGACGCACGCCCGTTGCCCCCGGCGCTGGCGGCCATGCATGCAGAGCTGGCCCAGGACTTCCCGCCGGTCATCGAAGACCGTGCCCTCGAAGGCGAACTGCGCCTGTGCCTGCAACGCATCGCCGAGCAACACTGGAGGCTGCATGCGTAG